A genomic window from Salvia hispanica cultivar TCC Black 2014 chromosome 5, UniMelb_Shisp_WGS_1.0, whole genome shotgun sequence includes:
- the LOC125187463 gene encoding BAG family molecular chaperone regulator 3-like isoform X3 — protein sequence MKSNKGSSPTAANTEVVGGWEVRPGGMLVQKRNSDCNHIVPNIKVRVKYGSVYHEVVISSQASFGELKKLVAGVTGVHTQDQKLIYKEKERDSKWFLDSAGVRDGSKIVLVEDEVSRERRRLESRKNAKLDKASKEIADIKFEVDTLSKKVAAIELEINGGKKVVETVFLSLIELLMTQLIKLDAIDADGDVKLHRRMQVKRVQKYIETLDMLKVRNSSLEKLQQHRQIYKGSMSKTFQKQQEMKKINGNFNYGQVVVTTKWETF from the exons ATGAAATCCAACAAAGGCTCCTCTCCCACCGCCGCCAACACCGAGGTTGTTGGAGGGTGGGAAGTCAGGCCAGGAGGGATGCTTGTGCAGAAGAGGAACTCAGACTGTAATCACATTGTTCCAAACATTAAAGTTAGAGTGAAATATGGCTCAGTTTACCATGAAGTTGTGATCAGCTCTCAAGCcagttttg GTGAactgaaaaagttagtggcaggTGTAACAGGGGTGCACACACAAGATCAGAAGCTGATTTACAAGGAAAAAGAGAGGGATTCAAAATGGTTTCTTGATAGTGCTGGCGTGAGAGATGGATCAAAGATTGTGTTGGTTGAAGATGAAGTTAGCCGAGAGAGACGGCGCCTTGAATCTCGAAAGAATGCTAAACTGGACAAGGCATCAAAGGAAATTGCAGATATCAAATTTGAGGTTGATACCCTCTCAAAAAAG GTGGCAGCAATTGAATTGGAAATTAATGGAGGCAAGAAAGTTGTGGAGACAGTTTTTTTGAGCTTGATTGAATTGTTAATGACACAGCTCATAAAGTTGGATGCAATTGATGCTGATGGAGATGTAAAGCTCCATAGAAGAATGCAG GTGAAAAGGGTGCAGAAGTATATAGAAACTCTTGATATGCTGAAGGTGAGGAATTCTAGCCTAGAAAAATTGCAGCAACACCGGCAGATTTATAAGGGATCGATGTCGAAAACTTTCCAAAAACAGcaagaaatgaagaagatTAATGGGAATTTCAATTATGGTCAAGTGGTAGTTACAACAAAATGGGAGACATTTTGA
- the LOC125187463 gene encoding BAG family molecular chaperone regulator 3-like isoform X1 yields MFLHTFEYHINQGVTFTTISKDSILRMKSNKGSSPTAANTEVVGGWEVRPGGMLVQKRNSDCNHIVPNIKVRVKYGSVYHEVVISSQASFGELKKLVAGVTGVHTQDQKLIYKEKERDSKWFLDSAGVRDGSKIVLVEDEVSRERRRLESRKNAKLDKASKEIADIKFEVDTLSKKVAAIELEINGGKKVVETVFLSLIELLMTQLIKLDAIDADGDVKLHRRMQVKRVQKYIETLDMLKVRNSSLEKLQQHRQIYKGSMSKTFQKQQEMKKINGNFNYGQVVVTTKWETF; encoded by the exons ATGTTTCTTCACACATTTGAGTACCATATAAATCAAGGTGTCACATTCACCACCATAAGCAAAGACTCCATTTTGAGAATGAAATCCAACAAAGGCTCCTCTCCCACCGCCGCCAACACCGAGGTTGTTGGAGGGTGGGAAGTCAGGCCAGGAGGGATGCTTGTGCAGAAGAGGAACTCAGACTGTAATCACATTGTTCCAAACATTAAAGTTAGAGTGAAATATGGCTCAGTTTACCATGAAGTTGTGATCAGCTCTCAAGCcagttttg GTGAactgaaaaagttagtggcaggTGTAACAGGGGTGCACACACAAGATCAGAAGCTGATTTACAAGGAAAAAGAGAGGGATTCAAAATGGTTTCTTGATAGTGCTGGCGTGAGAGATGGATCAAAGATTGTGTTGGTTGAAGATGAAGTTAGCCGAGAGAGACGGCGCCTTGAATCTCGAAAGAATGCTAAACTGGACAAGGCATCAAAGGAAATTGCAGATATCAAATTTGAGGTTGATACCCTCTCAAAAAAG GTGGCAGCAATTGAATTGGAAATTAATGGAGGCAAGAAAGTTGTGGAGACAGTTTTTTTGAGCTTGATTGAATTGTTAATGACACAGCTCATAAAGTTGGATGCAATTGATGCTGATGGAGATGTAAAGCTCCATAGAAGAATGCAG GTGAAAAGGGTGCAGAAGTATATAGAAACTCTTGATATGCTGAAGGTGAGGAATTCTAGCCTAGAAAAATTGCAGCAACACCGGCAGATTTATAAGGGATCGATGTCGAAAACTTTCCAAAAACAGcaagaaatgaagaagatTAATGGGAATTTCAATTATGGTCAAGTGGTAGTTACAACAAAATGGGAGACATTTTGA
- the LOC125187463 gene encoding BAG family molecular chaperone regulator 3-like isoform X2 has translation MFLHTFEYHINQGVTFTTISKDSILRMKSNKGSSPTAANTEVVGGWEVRPGGMLVQKRNSDCNHIVPNIKVRVKYGSVYHEVVISSQASFGELKKLVAGVTGVHTQDQKLIYKEKERDSKWFLDSAGVRDGSKIVLVEDEVSRERRRLESRKNAKLDKASKEIADIKFEVAAIELEINGGKKVVETVFLSLIELLMTQLIKLDAIDADGDVKLHRRMQVKRVQKYIETLDMLKVRNSSLEKLQQHRQIYKGSMSKTFQKQQEMKKINGNFNYGQVVVTTKWETF, from the exons ATGTTTCTTCACACATTTGAGTACCATATAAATCAAGGTGTCACATTCACCACCATAAGCAAAGACTCCATTTTGAGAATGAAATCCAACAAAGGCTCCTCTCCCACCGCCGCCAACACCGAGGTTGTTGGAGGGTGGGAAGTCAGGCCAGGAGGGATGCTTGTGCAGAAGAGGAACTCAGACTGTAATCACATTGTTCCAAACATTAAAGTTAGAGTGAAATATGGCTCAGTTTACCATGAAGTTGTGATCAGCTCTCAAGCcagttttg GTGAactgaaaaagttagtggcaggTGTAACAGGGGTGCACACACAAGATCAGAAGCTGATTTACAAGGAAAAAGAGAGGGATTCAAAATGGTTTCTTGATAGTGCTGGCGTGAGAGATGGATCAAAGATTGTGTTGGTTGAAGATGAAGTTAGCCGAGAGAGACGGCGCCTTGAATCTCGAAAGAATGCTAAACTGGACAAGGCATCAAAGGAAATTGCAGATATCAAATTTGAG GTGGCAGCAATTGAATTGGAAATTAATGGAGGCAAGAAAGTTGTGGAGACAGTTTTTTTGAGCTTGATTGAATTGTTAATGACACAGCTCATAAAGTTGGATGCAATTGATGCTGATGGAGATGTAAAGCTCCATAGAAGAATGCAG GTGAAAAGGGTGCAGAAGTATATAGAAACTCTTGATATGCTGAAGGTGAGGAATTCTAGCCTAGAAAAATTGCAGCAACACCGGCAGATTTATAAGGGATCGATGTCGAAAACTTTCCAAAAACAGcaagaaatgaagaagatTAATGGGAATTTCAATTATGGTCAAGTGGTAGTTACAACAAAATGGGAGACATTTTGA
- the LOC125189941 gene encoding corytuberine synthase-like — MDMDEYFLNLEGNGINLLTITLLIAIALFFLLKKSEAAPPLPPGPNPWPIIGNINHLLTHKPLHISLANLAQTHGPIMHIKLGTQHLIVGSSPAAAAEILKANDRHLSGRFVPHAVPRTPAQIDTMSFWANSTSRHWKSLRALCRAELFAAAALDRNGRAREEKAAELVAEMRLKRGVVNVGEMVWATMVNMFSNVYFLRDLVVGFGENPMADVLKGIGEAFDAKDLSDLYPFLRVFDPRGLRRIYMECSKRTWGIWEPIVRERRVSELKHCDFLDTLISRGFGDDQINHLLELNSDKNWTLHSAVKIHSLQ; from the exons ATGGATATGGATGaatatttcttgaatttaGAAGGCAATGGCATTAATCTTTTGACAATTACCCTATTGATCGCCATCGCTCTCTTCTTCTTACTCAAAAAATCTGAAGCTGCTCCACCACTCCCACCAGGCCCAAATCCATGGCCAATCATAGGCAACATCAATCATCTCCTCACCCACAAACCTCTTCACATCTCCTTAGCAAATCTCGCCCAAACCCACGGCCCTATCATGCACATCAAGCTCGGAACACAACACCTCATCGTCGGATCCTCCccggccgccgccgccgaaaTCCTCAAGGCCAACGACCGCCATCTCTCGGGGCGGTTCGTCCCCCACGCCGTGCCAAGAACGCCGGCCCAGATCGACACCATGTCGTTCTGGGCCAACTCCACCAGCCGCCACTGGAAGAGCCTCCGCGCACTTTGCCGCGCAGAGCTCTTTGCGGCTGCGGCGCTGGATCGGAATGGCCGCGCGAGGGAGGAGAAGGCGGCGGAGCTGGTGGCGGAGATGAGGCTGAAGCGAGGTGTGGTGAATGTGGGGGAGATGGTTTGGGCGACGATGGTTAATATGTTTAgcaatgtttattttttgagaGATTTGGTGGTTGGGTTTGGGGAGAATCCGATGGCGGATGTTTTGAAAGGGATCGGTGAAGCGTTCGATGCTAAGGATTTGTCGGATTTGTACCCGTTTTTGAGGGTGTTCGATCCTCGGGGTTTGCGAAGGATATATATGGAATGTTCGAAGAGGACGTGGGGAATATGGGAGCCTATTGTTAGGGAGAGGAGAGTCTCGGAATTGAAGCACTGTGATTTTTTGGACACACTTATTTCCAGAGGTTTTGGTGATGATCAAATTAATCACTTGTTAGAG CTAAACTCAGACAAGAACTGGACGCTACATTCGGCGGTCAAGATTCACTCACTACAATAG
- the LOC125189942 gene encoding uncharacterized protein LOC125189942 gives MEQLEKTILTALGKSDSPGPTDKEKQALGPKNGGPMGIKILNSRLLTQKETKGTNPTGPEGIKRDRATGIKEHKGSSYVPPHQRNNNYQGPGNQYNNNQGGQGNFRPPQGGGPNHSQGPSGSQPNSRTQRNLDDMVHDLVSSQQHMQNNLLANNDVVHKLQDAQQEHKAAMDLMSKQLSQIATSLSDMRGNEGRIPASVKPPEKANISQVTLRSGKAYEGPKLKENDEMPVPMSEDDIHPVQQKEEKLKKRKERRKSPLRKIRPTQQRGLKPFPYRGDAKKKKDNPVDFMEIFGKLEINLPFLEAMKLPPFSKFIKKFIAGKAKSDGKIVIGENVSAVIQKRIMSSKQTDPGMFTLPITIGGVRVEHAMCDLGASINVLPLSIYKKLVGARMTDTNVVIQLADRSCISPEGVLENLIVQVHDFLYPADFHVIDNETAESSGVLLGRPFLRTTKTIIDVFDGTICLDYNGEKFTFSIDEAMRKPLDMENLHFVDVINPLVQEFLETELLQEQTDTSEMTESMRKEVAGWCEVVIKQGLSDEEITKATMDFCGKTGSPGSKGSVQLASVEKFPELDERVKKGMEKNPFPPEVPPPKKELKNLPPGLKYAYLGEGESLPVIINNLLTQE, from the exons ATGGAACAGCTGGAGAAGACTATTCTAACTGCCCTAGGGAAGAGCGACTCACCGGGTCCAACagataaagaaaaacaagCACTGGGTCCGAAGAATG GTGGTCCGATGGGAATCAAAATCCTCAACTCCAGATTACTAACTCAGAAGGAAACCAAGGGAACCAACCCAACTGGCCCGGAAGGAATCAAGAGGGACAGGGCAACTGGAATCAAGGAGCACAAG GGAAGCTCATATGTACCCCCACACCAGAGGAACAACAACTATCAGGGACCAGGGAATCAGTACAACAATAACCAAGGAGGTCAAGGAAACTTTCGCCCGCCTCAAGGGGGTGGACCAAATCATAGTCAAGGGCCAAGTGGCAGTCAACCGAACTCTCGGACCCAGAGGAATCTGGATGATATGGTTCATGACCTAGTGAGTTCTCAACAGCACATGCAAAACAACTTGCTGGCAAATAATGACGTGGTCCACAAGCTCCAGGATGCTCAGCAGGAACACAAGGCCGCGATGGATCTAATGTCGAAGCAATTATCTCAGATCGCAACGTCCCTGAGCGACATGCGAGGAAATGAAGGAAGGATTCCAGCCTCAGTAAAGCCACCAGAAAAGGCAAATATCAGCCAAGTTACCCTGAGATCCGGGAAAGCATATGAAGGACCCAAGCTGAaggaaaatgatgaaatgCCAGTACCGATGAGCGAAGATGATATCCACCCGGTCcagcaaaaagaagaa AAactgaaaaagagaaaggagaggCGGAAGAGCCCTCTAAGGAAGATCCGACCAACGCAGCAAAGAGGATTAAAACCTTTCCCCTACCGAGGGGAtgccaagaagaaaaaggacaaCCCCGTGGATTTCATGGAGATCTTTGGGAAGCTGGAGATCAATCTCCCGTTCCTGGAGGCTATGAAGCTCCCCCCGTTCAGCAAATTCATTAAGAAGTTCATTGCGGGAAAGGCAAAATCCGATGGAAAGATCgtgatcggggagaatgtATCTGCAGTAATTCAAAAGAGGATAATGTCGTCGAAGCAAActgacccaggtatgtttacctTACCTATCACTATAGGAGGTGTCAgagtcgagcatgctatgtgtgatctaggtgCATCTATTAATGTGTTACCGctttccatatataaaaaactgGTAGGAGCAAGAATGACTGATACGAACGTGGTGATCCAGTTAGCTGATAGATCATGCATTAGCCCTGAAGGAGTGTTAGAAAATTTGATAGttcaagttcatgattttctatacCCTGCCGATTTCCATGTGATTGACAACGAAACTGCTGAGTCCAGTGGCGTACTTTTGGGAAGACCATTTTTGAGGACCACTAAGACTATAATTGACGTTTTTGATGGCACCATCTGTTTAGATTATAATGGGGAGAAATTCACTTTTAGTATTGATGAAGCTATGAGGAAACCACTTGACATGGAAAACctccattttgttgatgtgattaaccccctggtccaggagTTTCTTGAGACCGAACTATTGCAAGAACAGACTGATACCTCGGAGATGACCGAATCCATGAGGAAAGAAGTTGCAGGATGGTGTGAAGTAGTTATTAAGCAAGGGCTATCTGATGAGGAAATCACAAAGGCAACAATGGATTTTTGTGGCAAGACAGGATCCCCTGGGTCCAAAGGATCAGTCCAACTGGCCAGTGTGGAAAAGTTTCCAGAGTTGGACGAGCGGGTCAAGAAAGGAATGGAGAAGAATCCGTTTCCACCTGAAGTACCCCCTccaaagaaagagttgaagaacCTTCCTCCGGGTCTGAAGTATGCCTACTTGGGCGAAGGTGAATCTCTACCTGTCATAATCAACAACCTTCTGACCCAGGAGTAG